Proteins encoded within one genomic window of Humulus lupulus chromosome 1, drHumLupu1.1, whole genome shotgun sequence:
- the LOC133800183 gene encoding aldehyde dehydrogenase family 3 member I1, chloroplastic-like isoform X2 produces the protein MLEEKEKDITEALHKDLAKPYLEAFISEISTTKGSCKHALQELKEWMKPEKVKTSITTYPSTAEIVSEPLGVVLVISTWNFPFLLSLDPVIGAICAGNAVVLKPSEIAPATSSLLVKLFDQYLDNSAIRVVEGAVPETTALLQQKWDKILYTGSARVGRIVMAAAAKHLTPVILELGGKCPAVVDSNIDLQVTARRIVTGKWALNSGQACIAVDYIITTKSFAPKLIDALKNGLKECFGENPMESKDMSRIVSKSQFARLVKLLDEDKVSDKVILGGQRDENQLRIAPTILLDVPQDTEIMKEEIFGPLLPIITVEQLEESYDIIKSKPKPLVAYLFTNNDQLKQDYVQNISSGGMCINDTVIHLTVPGLPFGGVEESGMGSYHGKFSFDGFSHKKSVMYRSFDGDASVRYPPYTPQKQRLLKALISGNLVRIIQALIGWSTDEE, from the exons ATGCTTGAAGAAAAGGAGAAAGATATCACCGAAGCTCTACATAAAGACCTTGCAAAGCCTTATCTTGAAGCCTTCATTTCAGAA ATTTCTACAACAAAAGGCTCGTGCAAACATGCTCTACAAGAATTGAAAGAGTGGATGAAGCCAGAAAag GTGAAAACTTCAATTACAACTTATCCATCAACAGCAGAAATTGTATCAGAACCACTAGGAGTTGTGTTGGTCATCTCAACTTGGAACTTTCCTTTCT TATTATCTCTTGATCCGGTCATTGGAGCTATCTGTGCTGGCAATGCGGTGGTTTTAAAGCCATCAGAAATTGCTCCAGCAACATCCTCTTTGCTTGTTAAATTGTTTGACCAATACTTAGATAACTCTGCTATAAGAGTTGTTGAGGGGGCTGTTCCAGAAACAACTGCATTGCTCCAACAAAAGTGGGATAAAATATTATATACAG GTAGTGCGAGAGTGGGGCGAATTGTGATGGCTGCGGCTGCAAAACACCTCACACCAGTGATTCTAGAACTTGGGGGGAAGTGCCCAGCTGTGGTGGATTCGAATATCGACTTACAA GTTACTGCCAGGAGAATAGTAACAGGCAAGTGGGCTTTGAATAGTGGACAAGCTTGCATAGCTGTAGATTACATCATCACAACCAAAAGCTTTGCTCCTAAGTTG ATTGATGCTCTAAAAAATGgactgaaggaatgttttggtgAAAATCCAATGGAATCAAAAGATATGTCACGTATAGTTAGCAAATCCCAATTTGCACGTTTGGTGAAACTCTTAGATGAAGATAAGGTCTCAGATAAAGTTATACTTGGAGGTCAAAGGGATGAAAACCAACT AAGGATAGCACCAACTATTTTATTAGATGTTCCACAAGATACCGAGATAATGAAGGAGGAGATATTCGGGCCACTACTCCCTATTATCACG GTTGAGCAATTAGAAGAGAGTTATGATATCATAAAATCGAAACCGAAACCTCTTGTTGCATATCTTTTCACCAACAACGATCAACTGAAGCAAGATTATGTGCAAAACATATCTTCAGGAGGAATGTGCATAAATGATACAGTCATACAT CTTACGGTTCCTGGGTTACCTTTTGGAGGAGTGGAAGAGAGTGGGATGGGTTCGTATCATGGTAAATTCTCTTTCGATGGTTTTAGTCACAAGAAGTCAGTTATGTATAGAAGTTTCGATGGTGATGCCTCTGTGAGGTACCCTCCATACACACCTCAGAAACAAAGATTGttgaaggccttgattagtggtaACTTGGTTAGAATTATCCAAGCTCTAATTGGGTGGTCTACAGATGAAGAGTAA
- the LOC133800183 gene encoding aldehyde dehydrogenase family 3 member H1-like isoform X1 produces the protein MGSLSCIQLLHHTPVLFSRSNISTALKSGRIQRNKYSTNLSYPSVASFTSSSFLKISCSATLSVTSEVEQRRFDVDEANLLIKELQGVFNSGKTRSYEWRISQLQSIAKMLEEKEKDITEALHKDLAKPYLEAFISEISTTKGSCKHALQELKEWMKPEKVKTSITTYPSTAEIVSEPLGVVLVISTWNFPFLLSLDPVIGAICAGNAVVLKPSEIAPATSSLLVKLFDQYLDNSAIRVVEGAVPETTALLQQKWDKILYTGSARVGRIVMAAAAKHLTPVILELGGKCPAVVDSNIDLQVTARRIVTGKWALNSGQACIAVDYIITTKSFAPKLIDALKNGLKECFGENPMESKDMSRIVSKSQFARLVKLLDEDKVSDKVILGGQRDENQLRIAPTILLDVPQDTEIMKEEIFGPLLPIITVEQLEESYDIIKSKPKPLVAYLFTNNDQLKQDYVQNISSGGMCINDTVIHLTVPGLPFGGVEESGMGSYHGKFSFDGFSHKKSVMYRSFDGDASVRYPPYTPQKQRLLKALISGNLVRIIQALIGWSTDEE, from the exons ATGGGAAGCCTTTCCTGTATTCAACTTTTACATCACACTCCcgt ATTATTTAGTAGAAGCAACATTAGTACTGCCTTGAAGTCTGGCCGTATTCAGAGAAACAAATATTCGACGAATCTTTCCTATCCCAGCGTTGCCAGCTTCACTTCCTCATCCTT CCTTAAAATAAGTTGCTCTGCGACTCTATCAGTAACGTCAGAAGTAGAACAGCGAAGATTTGACGTGGATGAAGCAAACTTACTAATCAAGGAACTTCAAGGAGTATTCAATTCTGGAAAAACAAGGAGCTATGAGTGGAGAATTTCACAATTACAAAGTATAGCAAAGATGCTTGAAGAAAAGGAGAAAGATATCACCGAAGCTCTACATAAAGACCTTGCAAAGCCTTATCTTGAAGCCTTCATTTCAGAA ATTTCTACAACAAAAGGCTCGTGCAAACATGCTCTACAAGAATTGAAAGAGTGGATGAAGCCAGAAAag GTGAAAACTTCAATTACAACTTATCCATCAACAGCAGAAATTGTATCAGAACCACTAGGAGTTGTGTTGGTCATCTCAACTTGGAACTTTCCTTTCT TATTATCTCTTGATCCGGTCATTGGAGCTATCTGTGCTGGCAATGCGGTGGTTTTAAAGCCATCAGAAATTGCTCCAGCAACATCCTCTTTGCTTGTTAAATTGTTTGACCAATACTTAGATAACTCTGCTATAAGAGTTGTTGAGGGGGCTGTTCCAGAAACAACTGCATTGCTCCAACAAAAGTGGGATAAAATATTATATACAG GTAGTGCGAGAGTGGGGCGAATTGTGATGGCTGCGGCTGCAAAACACCTCACACCAGTGATTCTAGAACTTGGGGGGAAGTGCCCAGCTGTGGTGGATTCGAATATCGACTTACAA GTTACTGCCAGGAGAATAGTAACAGGCAAGTGGGCTTTGAATAGTGGACAAGCTTGCATAGCTGTAGATTACATCATCACAACCAAAAGCTTTGCTCCTAAGTTG ATTGATGCTCTAAAAAATGgactgaaggaatgttttggtgAAAATCCAATGGAATCAAAAGATATGTCACGTATAGTTAGCAAATCCCAATTTGCACGTTTGGTGAAACTCTTAGATGAAGATAAGGTCTCAGATAAAGTTATACTTGGAGGTCAAAGGGATGAAAACCAACT AAGGATAGCACCAACTATTTTATTAGATGTTCCACAAGATACCGAGATAATGAAGGAGGAGATATTCGGGCCACTACTCCCTATTATCACG GTTGAGCAATTAGAAGAGAGTTATGATATCATAAAATCGAAACCGAAACCTCTTGTTGCATATCTTTTCACCAACAACGATCAACTGAAGCAAGATTATGTGCAAAACATATCTTCAGGAGGAATGTGCATAAATGATACAGTCATACAT CTTACGGTTCCTGGGTTACCTTTTGGAGGAGTGGAAGAGAGTGGGATGGGTTCGTATCATGGTAAATTCTCTTTCGATGGTTTTAGTCACAAGAAGTCAGTTATGTATAGAAGTTTCGATGGTGATGCCTCTGTGAGGTACCCTCCATACACACCTCAGAAACAAAGATTGttgaaggccttgattagtggtaACTTGGTTAGAATTATCCAAGCTCTAATTGGGTGGTCTACAGATGAAGAGTAA